From one Pyxidicoccus sp. MSG2 genomic stretch:
- a CDS encoding P-II family nitrogen regulator, with protein MKEIQAIIQPFKLSAVTDALQVIPGVGGITAMDVRGFGHQRGENGLEKPAHGSVNYTPKVMLVLAVPDAVVAPVLAAIERHAHTGNPGDGKVLVLPVEDALRVRTGERGEGAL; from the coding sequence ATGAAGGAGATTCAGGCCATCATCCAGCCCTTTAAGCTAAGCGCCGTCACCGATGCGCTCCAGGTCATCCCCGGCGTGGGCGGCATCACAGCCATGGACGTGCGGGGCTTCGGGCACCAACGGGGCGAGAATGGCCTCGAGAAGCCCGCGCACGGCTCGGTCAACTACACACCGAAGGTCATGCTCGTGCTCGCCGTGCCGGACGCCGTGGTTGCGCCCGTCCTCGCCGCCATTGAGCGGCACGCCCACACCGGCAACCCGGGGGACGGGAAGGTCCTCGTCCTGCCGGTGGAGGATGCCCTGCGCGTCAG